The Salvelinus alpinus chromosome 3, SLU_Salpinus.1, whole genome shotgun sequence genome segment TAGAGAGGGGTTAGTGTCTATAATTTCATAGAGtagttttatgtgtgtgtgtttcctgcaTCGTAGTGCAACTATGCGTGTGTGTAACAGTattgtaggggtgtgtgtgtactgtatcgtAGGGTTTActatgcgtgtgtatgtgtgtgtgtaccagtattgtaggtgtgtgtgtgtgtgtgtaccagtattgtaggtgtgtgtgtgtgtgtgtgtgtgtgtgtgtaacagtattgtaggtgtgtgtgtgtgtgtgtgtaccgtatcGTAGGGTtactatgtgtgtgtatgtgtgtgtgtaccagtattgtaggtgtgtgtgtgtgtgtgtgtaccagtattgtgtgtgtgtgtgtgtgtgtgtgtgtaccaggtttgtgtgtgtgtgtgtgtgtgtgtaccagtattgtgtgtgtgtgtgtaccagtattgtgtgtgtgtgtgtgtgtgtgtgtaccagtattgtgtgtgtgtgtgtgtgtgtgtgtaccagtattgtgtgtgtgtgtgtgtgtgtgtaccagtattgtgtgtgtgtaccagtattgtgtgtgtgtgtgtaccgtatcGTAGGGTtactatgcgtgtgtgtgtaacagtattgtaggtgtgtgtgtgtgtgtgtgtaccgtatcGTAGGGTtactatgcgtgtgtgtgtaacagtattgtaggtgtgtgtgtgtgtgtaacagtattgtgtgtgtgtgtgtgtgtgtaccagtattgtgtgtgtgtgtgtgtaccagtattgtgtgtgtgtgtgtgtgtgtgtaccgtatcGTAGGGTtactatgcgtgtgtgtgtgtgtgtgtgtgtgtgtgtgtgtgtgtaacagtattgtaggggggtgtgtgtgtgtgtgtgtgtgtgtgtgtgtaacagtattgtaggggtgtgtgtgtgtgtgtgtgtgtaacagtattgtaggggtgtgtgtgtgtgtgtgtgtgtgtaacagtattgtaggggtgtgtgtgtgtgtatgtgtaccgtatcgtaggggtgtgtgtgtgtgtaccgtatcgtaggggtgtgtgtgtgtgtgtgtgtgtaccgtatcgtaggggtgtgtgtgtgtgtgtgtgtgtgtaccgtatcgtaggggtgtgtgtgtgtgtgtaccgtatcgtaggggtgtgtgtgtgtatgtgtgtgtgtgtgtgtatgtgtgtgtgtaccgtatcgtaggtgtgtatgtgtgtgtaccgtatcgtaggtgtgtatgtgtgtaacagTATCGTAGGGTTActatgcgtgtgtatgtgtgtgtgtaacagtattgtgtgtgtgtgtgtgtgtgtgtgtgtaccgtatcGTAGGGTCGCTGTTGGAGGTGATCCAGACTCCAGCGAAGTTGTTGGCGTAGATCTTGTTTTCTATAAACTGTCCTCTTCCTTTCTCATGCACATAGATGCCCCCTGTCTGGCCATGGTGGATCTCACAGCGAACCACTGTAGGGTTAGCATACGCCTTCACCTCAAAGCCTGCTATACGATTCCTGTGGATGTTACAACTCTCAAAATAACccttaggggagagagagatactgtcaGCATTGCAATGTACAGCACCAATGTAAAAACCTGGGAAATGGAGGGTGAGAGGTTATAGGTCAGCGAGTTACCATGCCGTGGTCGAAGGTGAAGACTCCTACATCTCGGCCGTGGTGGATGTGGTTTCGTCTGATGATGGGGTTGCCGTGGTTTTTTACCCAGATTCCCGCCAATGCATTATTACTGATCTCATTATCCTCATAAATACCCTGCAACACATTATCACAACATTATCCTCATAGATACCATGCAACACATTATCACACCATTATCCTCATAGATAACCCGCAATACATTGTCACATCAttataccacagcattgttgaatactcgtttctgattggccAGAAGGGCATTAAAACCAGAAAACGGGACAGTTGGGAAAAACATTGCGACACCTTGCAATCATGATGCAATATGCTCCTACAGTCGtggtcaaaagttttgagaataacaaatattaatttccacaaggtttgctgcttcagtgtctttagatatttttgtcagatgttactatggaatactgaagtataattacaagtatttcattagtgtcaaaggcttttattgacaattacatgaagttgatgcaaagagtcaatatttgcagtgttgacccttctttttcaatgcttggagtttgtcagaatttgtgggtttttgtttgtccacccgcctcttgaggattgaccacaagttctcaatgggattaaggtctggggaatttcctggccatggacccaaaatatcgatgttttgttccccgagccacttaggtatcactttttccttatggcaaggtgctccatcatgctggaaaaggccttgttcgtcaccaaactgttcctggatggttgggagaagttgctctcggaggatgtgttggtatcattctttattcatggctgtgtttaggcaaaattgtgagtgttcccactcccttggctgagaagcaaccccacacatgaatggtctcaggatgctttactgttggcctgacacaggactgatggtagcgctcaccttgtctcctccggacaagcttttttccccaaacaatcggaaaggggattcatcagagaaaatgactttaccccagtcctcagcagtccaatccctgtaccttttgcagaatatcagtctgtccctgatgtttttcctggagagaagtgactgcccttctttgctgcccttcttgacaccaggccatcctgcAGAtggactcacacctgcctgctgccattcctgagcaagctctgtactggtggtgccccgatcccgcagctgaattaaCTTTAGGAgacgtcctggcgcttgctggactttcttggacgccctgaagccttcttcacaacaattgaaccgctctccttgaagttcttgatccgataaatggttgatttaggtgcaatcttactggcagcaatatccttgcctgtgaagccatttttgtgcaaagcaatgatgacggcacgtgtttccttgcaggtaaccatggttgacagaggaagaatgattccaagcaccaccctccttctgaagcttccagtctgttattcgaactcaatcagcatgacagagtgatctccagccttgtcctcttcAACACTcaaacctgtgttaacgagagaatcactgacatgatgttagctggtccttttgtggcagggctgaaatgcagtggacatgttatttggggattcagttcatttgcatggcaaagagggactttgcaattcatctgatcactcttcataacattctggagtatatgcaaattgccaccatacaaactgaggcagcagactttgtgaaaatgtatatttgtgtcattctcaaaactttggccacgactgtacacatgcAAACCATACTTGCTACAGTTACAGAAAGCTAAACCAACAACCACACACCAAAATTGGAAACATAGTAAACGCAGGTCCAACGATGAAAAACGTAGCTAGCAAGCGATTTGTTTTTGCAAATAGATCTTTTTTTTTAATAGCATCTGATCTAGCGTGGTGAGTGATAAACATGAATTTATCTGGTCGCTACTGTTGCAGTCACGATGCAAGtggcgctatgctgtcaaatccttcTACATGTTTCTAGTTTGACCCGCTGCTTTCAGCatcttattttttttacattttaattcaGTTGCCATGTTGGCAGGTTTGCTAGCAACaacctatttagctagcttctagCCTAGTGTTTGATATGCAATGCGATCTCCTCGTAACGAACAGTGTTGACGAGTGTCCTGATGAGAAGGCACACTCTTGTAGCTATGCCAGGCAAAAACATTACTGTGTTAGTcgtagctagttggctagctagcaagcaagggataagaatgttgccagaGAGCATGGCAACGGAACATAAAGAACCAACGACTGGGTAGCGCCTATAAATATCGAACTAATCGAATGAAAGACTAGATCACGTCTCTAGCAACCAGAAGATGAGAAAGTATGAATTCACTTAAACATTTAAATATCAACGAATACATTTAATTTCTACCAGTAAATGTGTGCTTTAACATGGTTTTCCTTGGCAACTGTGGTATACGCCGCTGCTCCTCCGTACATTACCTTGGCAAACGGACTCGGCTCCCCCTCGTCCAATATTTACAAGGTAATGAACAGAACGTGGGCGTTTCTCCCTTACTTATCCCCATAGATACCGTGCAATACATTATCCTCATAGATACCGTGCAGGAATACACAGTCAGAGAGGGTGTTTAAGAGTGGTCAGTGGTGTATATGGTCGGTGATGTGTTTGTTTACCTGTGCATGGTCGGTGATGTAAAGTCCAACGTTCTCACAGTCGCTGATGTTGCAGTGTTTGATGGTAGGACACGCCCCCTGgccgctcacacacacagccgAGCCCACTGGAGTAGAGAAACTACTTTACCCAACATGCCCCACTGGAGACAAACTACATTACCCAACATCCACACACTGGAGAAAATCTAAACAGGCAAAACACAGGCAAAACACACAAGCCCGACTGCGGACTGTGTGCACATTACCTGTGCAGGTAGATCTGATGATACAGTGGTCTATGTTGGGAGAACAGTTGACAGTGATCTCCAGACAGTGGTGGGCGTTGTGGTGCTGAGCTGACTTATCATCTGGGTTAAACTGAAGATGAAACAACAGGttagaggggagatgtggggagagtgtgtgtgtgtgagagagagagttggatctGTGTTAGCAGCGTACCCTAATGGTCATGTATCCTACGTAGGCGTCCTCCGATCCCTCCATGAAGACAAACGTTGAGTCTCTGGTGTTCTCAATAACCACTTTATCAGACACCTTACCAGGAGCTACACACACAAAAAGAAAGGCAATTTCTACCACTAGATAATACAGACAGAGGTAGAAagagcaagagacagacagaccacacacAGTACCTGCTCCAATCATGGTGATAGGGGACTCTATGTAGATCCACTCGTCAGTGTAGATCCCAGAGTGGACGAAGATCAGCCCATCAAAATGACTCTCCTGCACCCCTCCTAACGCATCTTCTATGGTGTCATAGTACTGGAGACAGACACGGTTACATCAAATCAGGCTAGAATGGAGCTGGCTCGCAGCCATATTGAAAAATGTGCTTTCAGTAGACCATGAGTATAATGATGTGTCTCTTACCAGCATATTCTCCCTGCCTTTAAACCTCCCAGGGTTGCTGTAGAAATGTTCAGCAAAGCCTGGCTTCACATGGGCTCCTTTATACTGCAACACAATTTTACAACAATGTTAAAATAACATTAACACAATGTTTGTCtaaccacacacatacaccagtATAATACATAGAGTAATACAAATTTTTATGTAACCGGCTAATTAACAGAATTCATGCCCTAATggaaaacactgacacacacacacagtctacccACCAGTTGTTGAAAGCTGTCCTTCCAGGGGTTTGGGTGGTCGTGTTCCTCAGGGCTGACCTGGTAGAACTTTCCTGGCTCGGGGTGCATCATGGGACGGGTGTACTCAAACACCTCCATGTACAGACGCTTCCTGGACACACACAGAAAAGGCAAAAGGTCAACTTCAGGCATGGAGGGATGCACAAATGAACTGCCTTCATGTCAGTGTGGACCAATAACGGTCGATAGTGACAGATTGTTTTGGGGTGAAATATCAGTTAACTATTACGTTAACTACAATGGGCAAGAAAATATGTCTTTGTTTTCCCTTCAGTATAGAGTCACAGTCCACTGAAGATTGTGTACCAGAGTATAGGGTCGTTGGCTAGCTCGCTGAAACGTTTGCAGACGCAGGCAGTCTGACAGAGGTCCTGCTCCAGGAGATATGAGAAAATCTTCAGAACCACCTCATCTGGAAGCTTCTGCTGCAGGTACTGCTCTGCTAGAGCCGCTAGACACACAGTTTCCATTAGTATGAATAGATGATACATACAGTTGTAGAAAGAGCCATGCAGACACCTCACGTCATTGACTTGAACGCCTAGACACACATTCTTACCTGGCAGGTCGTGGCTCCTGCCAGAGACCCTGGCTCGTTTGGCTCGGGGACCGAAGGGTTCTGTCGTCGAGGTGGACGCTCCCTGTGTCAGAACACATATCAGTAACAAACACACAGCTACCTCCCCCAATGACtgagacactaacacacacacattctgtctctctcacaccaaTACTGTCCTCTACCATTCTCCCGAAATGTACACTGGTGCCAGTGGGAGTTTACACTGTTTCATAAATAATGTATCAGAATAACATaacatatgccatttagcagacacttttatccaaatcgACTTAGTCATGCAtgtatacattttacgtatgggtggcccCGGGAATTAAACCCGCAACCCTGGtggtgcaagcaccatgctctaccatcaGAAATACAGGACCACAAACCAGTCCTTTTAAATCAATGAAGGGATGTGAACAAACACAGAATGGTGCTCTCTCTCGGACTGACCTCCATAGCGGTCTTGCTGGGGCAGGCCGCTGCAGTACTGGAGGCTGTTCTCTTGGGCAGTAGAGACTTGCGTCGGAGCTGGTAGGGGCTGTTCCCAGCTGCAGGCCCAGACTCCTCCACAGCCACCTCCGCTGCTGCAGCTGGAGCCTCCTCATCTGCTGGACACAGAGGACACAGTCAGAACAAAGTCTGACACatataggctgcgtttacactggcagcccaattctgatcttttttccactaattggtcctttgaccaattacatcagatcttttccatagctgatctgattggtcgaaACACAAATTAGTgttaaaaatatcagaattgtgctgcctgtgtaaacacagcgcAAAGACACATACATCTTCTAGTTCAACAAACAAACACCAGCAGGCAGATGCCATTTAAACAACAccatccacccacacagactAATCACTACTGCAGTTGGTAAGGGTGTAAAGGGCTGATTAAAAACACATTTATTAGTAATGACAGCTGATCAATGTCATTCTAGTCCACCTCTTCTAAAACGATTTTAGGTCATTCATAGACTGGGTGGTGTCATAGATGTGTTTAATATATGACAGGGGTAGGCTATTGTATTACAACGCTGTGTGGGTGACATATTATGGTTGGTGATTGATAACTGCAGATGCGTCCCTGCGGTTTGACTACCAGAATAGGGCCCGACTGAGCCCCACAATGTCCTTCCCTAGCTGGCCAACGGCCTCTTGCCCATCACACTGCGATAACAAAGCCACAGCCCCTATAAGCCCAGAAAAGTTGACCTGCAGGTAACCGGGCCGACCAGACCTGCACCGATGAGTCAAAACTCAACTACGTAGGTACTACTGTTCGCTAGTAAATCTGCCATGTAAACAAACACAGCTAACTAGCCAACGTTAGCGCTCAGTTAGACATAACTGGTTAGCTTAACTAGGTAGTTAGCTTGTTAAATTAAATGTCTGATGAGTGTGAGTCACGCAGTTAACTAGCTGGTTGACTGCTTAACAAGAAAATGTAACGTTACTTGTCTAAATTGCGGCTGATCGTTCATCGCTAAAGTAGACATTCATAGCTTGTCGTTAGCGAGCTAAAGTAACTAGCTAGTTACTGGAGTATGGGCAGCACACCCCAAAAATGTCAGTTCAAAATACAACGCAGATTAATTTCGTTAGAAGCCGatgatagctagctagtaacGTTACTGCCATGCCCATTCCCAATCTGTCAAAGTCAGTGGGTTCGCCATGGTCGACGTTATGGATGGCTGCATAGTTATATgggttagttaacgttagctagtcaaCGCGTTAGCGAACTACGCAGCAGGGAAGTACTCACGCTACCCCCCAGCCCCACTGGTAGCCACAGTCACTCAAGCCAAACAAAGCGCGGCCTGTGCCACAGAGGTACAAGCCTCGGCTTTGCCTAAATAACTCTCGTGCCAGGCAGCTGAGGCTGGGGTCACTGTGGAACCTTGCCGCCCTGACACGACTACAGCCCTACAGTGCTCTGGCGATGGTCCCTCTCACCTCGGTCCCCCTCGTTCCGGTCGGGCTGCACCGGGCGCGGCCTTGAGACTCGCCTGGGTCTCCGGTTGGTGGCTCTGACGGAGTTCATTTTTTGGAGAGTCTGTTGTTAAAATACAGAACGCTTTCCTCGACCATCCGCTTCACGCTTTAACACCAGGCCTCGACTACAACCCGGCGAGCCTCTCTCTCAAACCACCCAGCGCGCTATCTATCTACCCGGGTGTAGTTAGTGTTTTTCGGACTGCTCGCTACCAGCTCCGTATCTAACAGGAGGAGCCATTAACTCACACAGGGACAGTCGGAAAAAACACTGGAGGATGTCTGCCACCAATCACACCCTGGACTCACAGCGACCTCCTGTGGCCAAGCATACACAGGTCCTCTTGAGAACACTGCCCTCGTGTAGATTGGAGTGCAGACTTTGGCTCCAACGCTACACAACACACCTGAATAAGTAAGTCAAGGTCCTGTGGAGCAGTTGCTTAGCTGAATCAAGTGTGATAaagcaggaggggagggagaggatctCTGCTTTGCATAGCCGCAGGGCGTTTTTGGTTAGGATAACCACACAACAGAGGCAGTGGGCCAGAACCAAACGTATGGCTATAACCCAGGATAGGCAGTGGGCCAGAACCAACCGTATGGATACAACCCAGGATAGGCTACAGGATAGTAGAGTGGGCACGCTGATCAGTCAAAGCAATGGTCAGTAACATAATTGATATAATTGAGGACAAAACCAGCGACCTCTAGCCTGGTACTGTAgcacttgtatgtgtgtgtgctactTCCATGCTCAAGATCATGTTTTAGGGCATTCGCTTGCGCAGATGTTGCGTGTTAATGGGTAAGTGGCTACTGTACTGCATACTAAACCTAGTCGCCTGGTTGTGAATCTGATCACTAGGGGACGGTCTAGAAATATGGTGCAATGTTGCCCTCTAGTTGTCCTTTGATGTGTACATAacaatacactgaacaaaaatataaacgcaacaatttcaacggttttgctgagttacagttcatagaaggaaatcagtcaattgaaatacattcattaagccctaatctatggaattCACTTacctgagaatacagatatgcatctgttggaagtctgtccccaaacaatttgatttgctggttttaagcattcaactttcaaatagctctttgttgactgttgctgggtgctatcgtcctccatcagcaccggcctgtaccctacctgacctaagctctctcctggccccttacactaagtctgaatttgtcctgcttggTGACCTAAACTGAGACATGCGTAAAATACCTGACCAAGTCAttaagcaatgggactccctaaa includes the following:
- the LOC139570087 gene encoding F-box only protein 11-like isoform X1, whose protein sequence is MNSVRATNRRPRRVSRPRPVQPDRNEGDRADEEAPAAAAEVAVEESGPAAGNSPYQLRRKSLLPKRTASSTAAACPSKTAMEGASTSTTEPFGPRAKRARVSGRSHDLPAALAEQYLQQKLPDEVVLKIFSYLLEQDLCQTACVCKRFSELANDPILWKRLYMEVFEYTRPMMHPEPGKFYQVSPEEHDHPNPWKDSFQQLYKGAHVKPGFAEHFYSNPGRFKGRENMLYYDTIEDALGGVQESHFDGLIFVHSGIYTDEWIYIESPITMIGAAPGKVSDKVVIENTRDSTFVFMEGSEDAYVGYMTIRFNPDDKSAQHHNAHHCLEITVNCSPNIDHCIIRSTCTVGSAVCVSGQGACPTIKHCNISDCENVGLYITDHAQGIYEDNEISNNALAGIWVKNHGNPIIRRNHIHHGRDVGVFTFDHGMGYFESCNIHRNRIAGFEVKAYANPTVVRCEIHHGQTGGIYVHEKGRGQFIENKIYANNFAGVWITSNSDPTIRGNAIFNGNQGGVYIFGDGRGLIEGNDIHGNALAGIQIRTNSCPIVRHNKIHDGQHGGIYVHEKGQGVIEENEVYSNTLAGVWVTTGSTPVLRRNRIHSGKQVGVYFYDNGHGVLEDNDIYNHMYSGVQIRTGSNPKIRRNKIWGGQNGGILVYNSGLGFIEDNEIFDNAMAGVWIKTDSNPTLRRNKIHDGRDGGICIFNGGRGLLEENDIFRNAQAGVLISTNSHPVLRKNRIFDGFAAGIEITNHATATLEGNQIFNNRFGGLFLASGVNVTMKVILCRFITLPSNESYTACVRRRWKQKTHNKIMNNQDAIEKAVSRGQCLYKISSYTSYPMHDFYRCHTCNTTDRNAICVNCIKKCHQGHDVEFIRHDRFFCDCGAGTLSNPCTLAGEPTHDTDTLYDSAPPIESNTLQHN
- the LOC139570087 gene encoding F-box only protein 11-like isoform X3; its protein translation is MNSVRATNRRPRRVSRPRPVQPDRNEGDRADEEAPAAAAEVAVEESGPAAGNSPYQLRRKSLLPKRTASSTAAACPSKTAMEGASTSTTEPFGPRAKRARVSGRSHDLPAALAEQYLQQKLPDEVVLKIFSYLLEQDLCQTACVCKRFSELANDPILWKRLYMEVFEYTRPMMHPEPGKFYQVSPEEHDHPNPWKDSFQQLYKGAHVKPGFAEHFYSNPGRFKGRENMLYYDTIEDALGGVQESHFDGLIFVHSGIYTDEWIYIESPITMIGAAPGKVSDKVVIENTRDSTFVFMEGSEDAYVGYMTIRFNPDDKSAQHHNAHHCLEITVNCSPNIDHCIIRSTCTVGSAVCVSGQGACPTIKHCNISDCENVGLYITDHAQGIYEDNEISNNALAGIWVKNHGNPIIRRNHIHHGRDVGVFTFDHGMGYFESCNIHRNRIAGFEVKAYANPTVVRCEIHHGQTGGIYVHEKGRGQFIENKIYANNFAGVWITSNSDPTIRGNAIFNGNQGGVYIFGDGRGLIEGNDIHGNALAGIQIRTNSCPIVRHNKIHDGQHGGIYVHEKGQGVIEENEVYSNTLAGVWVTTGSTPVLRRNRIHSGKQVGVYFYDNGHGVLEDNDIYNHMYSGVQIRTGSNPKIRRNKIWGGQNGGILVYNSGLGFIEDNEIFDNAMAGVWIKTDSNPTLRRNKIHDGRDGGICIFNGGRGLLEENDIFRNAQAGVLISTNSHPVLRKNRIFDGFAAGIEITNHATATLEGNQIFNNRFGGLFLASGVNVTMKDNKIMNNQDAIEKAVSRGQCLYKISSYTSYPMHDFYRCHTCNTTDRNAICVNCIKKCHQGHDVEFIRHDRFFCDCGAGTLSNPCTLAGEPTHDTDTLYDSAPPIESNTLQHN
- the LOC139570087 gene encoding F-box only protein 11-like isoform X2 — encoded protein: MNSVRATNRRPRRVSRPRPVQPDRNEGDRDEEAPAAAAEVAVEESGPAAGNSPYQLRRKSLLPKRTASSTAAACPSKTAMEGASTSTTEPFGPRAKRARVSGRSHDLPAALAEQYLQQKLPDEVVLKIFSYLLEQDLCQTACVCKRFSELANDPILWKRLYMEVFEYTRPMMHPEPGKFYQVSPEEHDHPNPWKDSFQQLYKGAHVKPGFAEHFYSNPGRFKGRENMLYYDTIEDALGGVQESHFDGLIFVHSGIYTDEWIYIESPITMIGAAPGKVSDKVVIENTRDSTFVFMEGSEDAYVGYMTIRFNPDDKSAQHHNAHHCLEITVNCSPNIDHCIIRSTCTVGSAVCVSGQGACPTIKHCNISDCENVGLYITDHAQGIYEDNEISNNALAGIWVKNHGNPIIRRNHIHHGRDVGVFTFDHGMGYFESCNIHRNRIAGFEVKAYANPTVVRCEIHHGQTGGIYVHEKGRGQFIENKIYANNFAGVWITSNSDPTIRGNAIFNGNQGGVYIFGDGRGLIEGNDIHGNALAGIQIRTNSCPIVRHNKIHDGQHGGIYVHEKGQGVIEENEVYSNTLAGVWVTTGSTPVLRRNRIHSGKQVGVYFYDNGHGVLEDNDIYNHMYSGVQIRTGSNPKIRRNKIWGGQNGGILVYNSGLGFIEDNEIFDNAMAGVWIKTDSNPTLRRNKIHDGRDGGICIFNGGRGLLEENDIFRNAQAGVLISTNSHPVLRKNRIFDGFAAGIEITNHATATLEGNQIFNNRFGGLFLASGVNVTMKVILCRFITLPSNESYTACVRRRWKQKTHNKIMNNQDAIEKAVSRGQCLYKISSYTSYPMHDFYRCHTCNTTDRNAICVNCIKKCHQGHDVEFIRHDRFFCDCGAGTLSNPCTLAGEPTHDTDTLYDSAPPIESNTLQHN
- the LOC139570087 gene encoding F-box only protein 11-like isoform X4, translating into MNSVRATNRRPRRVSRPRPVQPDRNEGDRDEEAPAAAAEVAVEESGPAAGNSPYQLRRKSLLPKRTASSTAAACPSKTAMEGASTSTTEPFGPRAKRARVSGRSHDLPAALAEQYLQQKLPDEVVLKIFSYLLEQDLCQTACVCKRFSELANDPILWKRLYMEVFEYTRPMMHPEPGKFYQVSPEEHDHPNPWKDSFQQLYKGAHVKPGFAEHFYSNPGRFKGRENMLYYDTIEDALGGVQESHFDGLIFVHSGIYTDEWIYIESPITMIGAAPGKVSDKVVIENTRDSTFVFMEGSEDAYVGYMTIRFNPDDKSAQHHNAHHCLEITVNCSPNIDHCIIRSTCTVGSAVCVSGQGACPTIKHCNISDCENVGLYITDHAQGIYEDNEISNNALAGIWVKNHGNPIIRRNHIHHGRDVGVFTFDHGMGYFESCNIHRNRIAGFEVKAYANPTVVRCEIHHGQTGGIYVHEKGRGQFIENKIYANNFAGVWITSNSDPTIRGNAIFNGNQGGVYIFGDGRGLIEGNDIHGNALAGIQIRTNSCPIVRHNKIHDGQHGGIYVHEKGQGVIEENEVYSNTLAGVWVTTGSTPVLRRNRIHSGKQVGVYFYDNGHGVLEDNDIYNHMYSGVQIRTGSNPKIRRNKIWGGQNGGILVYNSGLGFIEDNEIFDNAMAGVWIKTDSNPTLRRNKIHDGRDGGICIFNGGRGLLEENDIFRNAQAGVLISTNSHPVLRKNRIFDGFAAGIEITNHATATLEGNQIFNNRFGGLFLASGVNVTMKDNKIMNNQDAIEKAVSRGQCLYKISSYTSYPMHDFYRCHTCNTTDRNAICVNCIKKCHQGHDVEFIRHDRFFCDCGAGTLSNPCTLAGEPTHDTDTLYDSAPPIESNTLQHN